A region of Saimiri boliviensis isolate mSaiBol1 chromosome 8, mSaiBol1.pri, whole genome shotgun sequence DNA encodes the following proteins:
- the LOC101036215 gene encoding uncharacterized protein LOC101036215, producing MAYRPPFLPLPHCATVGGRLEWVVPGPRGSPWQFQVRDHGERSSRCQRPRPRRPPPQELAARLLGGCPRVGRKSRVAGAGCAGFQSLVDEAHCARVAAPGGVSRPLPFPSTPARAPFLRGLPSPRLPGPAPSGRCGALRSRGSRVSQQPPAVGEGAAWGPRRGRGRGARAAGSKDGSSLRYPSLLFPTLPAPDLPPLSSSSRPRLFPPLPAPASSRPRLFRLHSAPAGRGLSGRGRSSCSRPRFGPAQGFARPWLALQDAELTVAGINMLLD from the coding sequence ATGGCATATAGGCCTCCATTTCTCCCCCTGCCTCACTGCGCAACTGTTGGTGGCAGGCTGGAGTGGGTGGTACCCGGACCCAGGGGCTCTCCCTGGCAGTTCCAGGTGCGCGACCATGGGGAGCGCTCTAGCAGGTGTCagaggccccgcccccgccgcccacCTCCTCAGGAATTGGCTGCCCGGCTCCTAGGGGGCTGTCCCAGGGTCGGAAGGAAGTCGCGGGTCGCGGGCGCGGGCTGCGCAGGGTTTCAGTCACTCGTGGACGAAGCGCACTGCGCTCGCGTTGCGGCCCCGGGCGGAGTTTCCcgtccccttccctttccttccacaCCCGCACGCGCGCCCTTCCTTCGTGGCTTGCCCTCCCCCCGACTCCCGGGTCCGGCCCCTTCGGGGAGGTGTGGGGCACTCCGGTCTCGGGGCTCGCGTGTGTCCCAGCAGCCCCCGGCGGTGGGCGAGGGCGCGGCCTGGGGACCCCGGAGGGGAAGGGGCCGGGGCGCGAGGGCTGCCGGAAGCAAAGACGGTTCGTCCCTCCGCtacccttccctcctcttccctacCCTCCCCGCCCCTGACCTCCcgcctctttcctcctcttcccgcCCCcgcctcttccctcctcttcccgcCCCCGCCTCTTCCCGCCCCCGCCTCTTCCGGCTCCATTCGGCTCCAGCAGGTAGAGGCCTCTCTGGACGGGGCCGCAGCAGCTGCTCCCGACCTCGCTTCGGCCCAGCGCAGGGCTTCGCGCGCCCGTGGCTGGCTCTGCAGGACGCGGAGCTGACCGTGGCCGGCATCAACATGCTGCTCGACTAG